One part of the Streptomyces sp. NBC_00286 genome encodes these proteins:
- a CDS encoding L-threonylcarbamoyladenylate synthase yields MARRYDTNDATDRSTGLREAASAVRRGELVVLPTDTVYGIGADAFSSEGVSDLLQAKGRGRNMPTPVLIGSPNTLHGLVTDFSEMAWELVDAFWPGALTLVAKHQPSLQWDLGDTRGTVAVRMPLHPVAIELLTEVGPMAVSSANLTGHPAPEDCDAAQEMLGDSVSVYLDGGPTPGNVPSSIVDVTGKVPVLLRAGALSAEELRKVVPDLEVAN; encoded by the coding sequence ATGGCACGGCGATACGACACCAACGACGCGACCGACCGCTCTACGGGGCTGCGCGAGGCCGCGTCCGCCGTACGCCGGGGCGAACTCGTGGTGCTGCCCACGGACACCGTGTACGGCATCGGCGCCGACGCGTTCAGCTCGGAAGGCGTGTCCGATCTGCTGCAGGCCAAGGGCCGTGGGCGCAATATGCCCACGCCTGTTCTCATCGGTTCCCCGAACACGCTGCACGGCCTTGTCACGGACTTCTCCGAGATGGCGTGGGAGCTCGTCGACGCGTTCTGGCCGGGTGCGCTGACCCTGGTCGCCAAGCACCAGCCGTCCCTCCAGTGGGACTTGGGGGACACCCGTGGCACCGTCGCCGTGCGCATGCCGCTGCACCCGGTCGCCATCGAGCTGCTGACCGAGGTCGGTCCCATGGCCGTGTCCTCGGCGAATCTGACCGGCCATCCGGCGCCGGAGGACTGTGACGCCGCCCAGGAGATGCTCGGCGACTCCGTCTCGGTCTACCTGGACGGCGGGCCCACGCCCGGCAACGTGCCCTCCTCGATCGTCGACGTCACGGGCAAGGTGCCGGTTCTGCTGCGTGCGGGTGCGCTGTCCGCCGAGGAGCTGCGCAAGGTGGTACCCGACCTCGAGGTGGCGAATTGA
- the prmC gene encoding peptide chain release factor N(5)-glutamine methyltransferase: MLLAEVAQATQRLADAGVPSPRNDAEELAAFVHGVKRGQLHSVKDADFDARYWEVIARREAREPLQHITGRAFFRYTELQVGPGVFVPRPETESVVGWAIDAVRAMDVVEPLIVDLCTGSGAIALALAQEVPRSRVHAVELSEDALQWARKNVEGSRVELRQGDALYAFPDLDGQVDLVISNPPYIPLTEWEYVQPEARDYDPQLALFSGEDGLDLIRGLERTAHRLLRPGGVVVIEHADTQGGQVPWIFTEERGWADAADHPDLNNRPRFATARRAMP; this comes from the coding sequence GTGCTGCTCGCGGAAGTGGCCCAGGCCACCCAGCGACTCGCCGATGCCGGCGTGCCCTCGCCACGCAATGACGCGGAGGAGCTCGCCGCCTTCGTGCACGGCGTGAAGCGGGGCCAACTGCACTCGGTCAAGGACGCCGACTTCGACGCCCGCTACTGGGAGGTCATCGCCCGCCGCGAGGCCCGCGAGCCGCTCCAGCACATCACCGGGCGGGCCTTCTTCCGGTACACCGAACTCCAGGTGGGGCCAGGGGTGTTCGTGCCCCGCCCGGAGACCGAGTCCGTCGTCGGCTGGGCCATAGACGCCGTACGCGCGATGGACGTCGTCGAACCGCTCATCGTCGACCTGTGCACGGGTTCCGGAGCGATCGCGCTCGCCCTGGCGCAGGAGGTGCCGCGCTCCCGCGTGCACGCCGTGGAGCTGTCCGAGGACGCGCTCCAGTGGGCCCGTAAGAACGTCGAGGGATCCAGGGTCGAATTGCGCCAGGGCGACGCCCTGTACGCCTTCCCCGACCTCGACGGGCAGGTGGACCTCGTCATCTCCAACCCGCCGTACATCCCGCTGACGGAATGGGAGTACGTACAGCCCGAGGCACGGGACTACGATCCTCAACTCGCCCTGTTCTCGGGCGAGGACGGACTCGACCTGATCCGCGGCCTCGAGCGCACCGCCCACCGGCTGCTGCGGCCGGGCGGCGTCGTCGTCATCGAGCACGCCGACACCCAGGGCGGGCAGGTGCCGTGGATCTTCACCGAGGAGCGGGGCTGGGCCGACGCCGCCGACCACCCCGACCTCAACAACCGGCCGCGGTTCGCCACCGCCCGCAGGGCGATGCCGTGA
- the prfA gene encoding peptide chain release factor 1 produces the protein MFEAVEELIGEHADLEKRLSDPSVHADQANARRLNKRYHELTPIIATYRSWKQTGDDIETARELGADDPEFAAEVKELEKHREELTEKLRLLLVPRDPSDDKDVILEIKAGAGGDESALFAGDLLRMYLRYAERVGWKTEIIDVTESELGGYKDVQVAVKTKGGQGATEPGQGVWARLKYEGGVHRVQRVPATESQGRIHTSAAGVLVTPEAEDIDVEINPNDLRIDVYRSSGPGGQSVNTTDSAVRITHIPTGVVASCQNEKSQLQNKEQAMRILRSRLLAAAQEEAEKEAADARRSQVRTVDRSEKIRTYNYPENRISDHRVGFKAYNLDQVLDGDLDAVIQACVDADSAAKLAAA, from the coding sequence ATGTTCGAGGCGGTCGAGGAACTGATCGGCGAGCATGCCGATCTTGAGAAAAGGCTTTCCGACCCGTCGGTGCACGCGGACCAGGCGAACGCGCGCAGGCTCAACAAGCGCTACCACGAGCTGACCCCGATCATCGCGACGTACCGCTCCTGGAAGCAGACCGGCGACGACATCGAGACGGCCCGCGAACTCGGCGCCGACGACCCGGAGTTCGCGGCCGAGGTCAAGGAGCTGGAGAAGCATCGCGAGGAGCTCACCGAGAAGCTGCGGCTGCTGCTCGTCCCGCGCGACCCCAGCGACGACAAGGACGTCATCCTCGAGATCAAGGCCGGCGCCGGCGGCGACGAGTCCGCGCTGTTCGCGGGCGACCTGCTGCGCATGTATCTGCGGTACGCGGAGCGCGTCGGCTGGAAGACCGAGATCATCGACGTCACCGAGTCCGAGCTCGGCGGCTACAAGGACGTCCAGGTCGCGGTGAAGACCAAGGGCGGCCAGGGCGCCACCGAGCCCGGTCAGGGCGTCTGGGCCCGGCTGAAGTACGAGGGCGGGGTGCACCGGGTGCAGCGGGTGCCCGCGACCGAGTCCCAGGGCCGGATCCACACCTCCGCGGCCGGTGTCCTCGTGACCCCCGAGGCCGAGGACATCGACGTCGAGATCAACCCCAACGACCTGCGGATCGACGTCTACCGCTCCTCCGGCCCCGGCGGCCAGTCCGTCAACACCACCGACTCCGCGGTGCGCATCACGCACATTCCCACCGGAGTCGTCGCCTCCTGCCAGAACGAGAAGAGCCAGTTGCAGAACAAGGAGCAGGCGATGCGTATCCTGCGCTCCAGGCTTCTCGCGGCGGCCCAGGAGGAAGCGGAGAAGGAAGCGGCCGACGCCCGGCGCAGCCAGGTCCGTACCGTCGACCGCTCCGAGAAGATCCGAACGTACAACTATCCGGAGAACCGCATCTCGGACCACCGCGTCGGCTTCAAGGCGTACAACTTGGACCAGGTGCTCGACGGCGACCTCGACGCGGTGATCCAGGCCTGCGTGGACGCGGACTCGGCCGCGAAGCTCGCCGCAGCGTAA
- the rpmE gene encoding 50S ribosomal protein L31 — protein sequence MKRDIHPEYVETQVSCTCGASFTTRSTIQSGSIRAEVCSECHPFYTGKQKILDTGGRVARFEARFGKAAAAKK from the coding sequence TTGAAGCGCGACATCCACCCCGAGTACGTCGAGACGCAGGTCAGCTGCACCTGCGGCGCGTCGTTCACCACCCGCAGCACGATCCAGAGCGGTTCCATCCGCGCTGAGGTCTGCTCCGAGTGCCACCCCTTCTACACGGGCAAGCAGAAGATCCTCGACACCGGTGGCCGTGTGGCCCGCTTCGAGGCCCGCTTCGGCAAGGCTGCCGCTGCCAAGAAGTAG
- a CDS encoding LCP family protein yields the protein MSAESTPDSGNPDASGPGGPRRRAKGRRRKPRSTRGKALFVTAWVAAGVVVLGGTGLGYMYFRLNNNLDSVDINQALGTDRPLDVDNGSQDILVLGSDSRAGSNKKLGGGADDGSARADTAMIVHVYKGHKKASVVSIPRDTLIERPECTDTEGKTHEGSSGAMFNSAYSTGGAACAVKTVESMTSIRMDHYMEVDFSGFQKLIDDLGGVKVTTNKDISDPDSHLDLKAGTHQLTGEQALGLVRTRHGVGDGSDLGRIQLQQAFIKALVEQVKEIGVLTSPKKLWDLADTATNTVTTDSDLESVQDLASFANGLKGISSSNMTMVTMPVQYDPADGNRVLMLKSKADMVWKALKNDRPIPKAATEDTATGTAKGVVG from the coding sequence ATGTCTGCCGAGAGCACGCCTGATTCCGGCAACCCGGATGCCTCTGGCCCCGGCGGCCCGCGCCGCCGCGCCAAGGGCCGCCGCCGCAAGCCGCGCAGCACGCGCGGCAAGGCCCTCTTCGTCACGGCCTGGGTCGCGGCGGGCGTCGTGGTCCTCGGCGGTACCGGACTCGGCTACATGTACTTCAGGCTGAACAACAACCTCGACAGCGTCGACATCAACCAAGCCCTCGGCACCGACCGGCCCCTGGACGTCGACAACGGCTCGCAGGACATCCTCGTACTCGGCTCCGACAGCCGCGCCGGCAGCAACAAGAAGCTGGGCGGCGGTGCCGACGACGGTTCTGCCCGTGCGGACACGGCGATGATCGTGCACGTCTACAAGGGCCACAAGAAGGCCAGCGTGGTCTCCATACCCCGCGACACCCTCATAGAGCGGCCCGAGTGCACCGACACCGAGGGCAAGACCCATGAGGGCTCGTCTGGCGCGATGTTCAACTCCGCGTACTCCACCGGCGGCGCCGCCTGCGCGGTGAAGACCGTCGAGTCGATGACCAGCATCCGCATGGACCACTACATGGAGGTCGACTTCAGCGGCTTCCAGAAGCTCATCGACGACCTCGGCGGCGTCAAGGTCACTACGAACAAGGACATCTCGGACCCGGACAGCCACCTGGACCTCAAGGCCGGTACCCATCAGCTCACCGGTGAGCAGGCCCTCGGGCTGGTCCGCACCCGGCACGGCGTCGGTGACGGCTCCGACCTCGGCCGTATCCAGCTCCAGCAGGCGTTCATCAAGGCGCTGGTCGAGCAGGTCAAGGAGATCGGCGTACTGACCAGCCCGAAGAAGCTGTGGGATCTCGCCGACACTGCGACGAACACCGTGACCACCGACTCCGACCTGGAGTCGGTCCAGGACCTGGCGTCGTTCGCCAACGGGCTCAAGGGCATCAGCTCCTCGAACATGACCATGGTGACGATGCCGGTCCAGTACGACCCGGCCGACGGGAATCGGGTCCTCATGCTCAAGTCGAAGGCCGACATGGTCTGGAAGGCCCTGAAGAACGACCGCCCGATCCCGAAGGCGGCGACCGAGGACACGGCAACGGGCACCGCGAAGGGCGTCGTCGGCTAA
- the rho gene encoding transcription termination factor Rho, translated as MSDTTDLMGARVEETAAAPATDASAAPATGASGSRRRRGSGLEGMVLAELQQVASGLGIRGTARMRKSQLIEVIKEAQAGGGAPAKTAEAATETKPKRRATSKARTGDDSAAPAEKSEKKADSAGKADKAEKAEKAVAQQQIEIPGQPASDDAPAERRRRRATADAGSPETVTAEAKSEPKTEAPAQAQPQGEARADSGDQGGEGRQGRQGRDRGNRDRDRGDRGDRGGRDRDRGRGKGDDQQGGGNQQRGQQQGGGRQDRQQRADEDGDDFEGGRRGRRGRYRDRRGRRGRDEIAEPQVAEDDVLIPVAGILDILDNYAFIRTSGYLPGPNDVYVSLAQVRKNGLRKGDHVTGAVRQPKEGERREKFNALVRLDSVNGMAPELGRGRPEFNKLTPLYPQDRIRLETDPAVLTTRIIDLVAPIGKGQRGLIVAPPKTGKTMILQAIANAITVNSPECHLMVVLVDERPEEVTDMQRSVKGEVISSTFDRPAEDHTTVAELAIERAKRLVELGHDVVVLLDSITRLGRAYNLAAPASGRILSGGVDSTALYPPKRFFGAARNIEDGGSLTILATALVETGSRMDEVIFEEFKGTGNMELKLDRKLSDKRIFPAVDVDASSTRKEEILLGSDELGIVWKLRRVLHALDQQQAIELLLDKMKQTKSNAEFLLQIQKTTPMPGNGND; from the coding sequence GTGAGCGACACCACCGATCTGATGGGCGCACGTGTCGAGGAGACCGCTGCCGCGCCCGCCACGGACGCCTCCGCCGCGCCTGCCACCGGTGCTTCAGGCTCCCGTCGGCGCCGCGGCAGTGGCCTTGAGGGCATGGTGCTGGCCGAGCTGCAGCAGGTCGCATCCGGCCTCGGCATCAGGGGCACCGCGCGTATGCGCAAGAGCCAGCTGATCGAGGTCATCAAGGAGGCGCAGGCAGGAGGGGGCGCCCCGGCGAAGACCGCCGAGGCAGCCACCGAGACCAAGCCGAAGCGCCGGGCCACCTCGAAGGCTCGTACGGGGGACGACTCCGCAGCGCCCGCCGAGAAGAGCGAGAAGAAGGCCGACAGCGCGGGCAAGGCAGACAAGGCCGAGAAGGCTGAAAAGGCCGTGGCCCAGCAGCAGATCGAGATTCCCGGTCAGCCCGCCAGTGACGATGCTCCGGCCGAGCGTCGGCGTCGTCGGGCCACCGCCGATGCGGGCAGCCCCGAGACGGTCACCGCCGAGGCGAAGAGCGAGCCGAAGACCGAGGCTCCCGCTCAGGCCCAGCCCCAGGGCGAGGCCCGGGCCGACTCCGGTGACCAGGGTGGCGAGGGCCGCCAGGGCCGCCAGGGCCGTGACCGGGGCAACCGTGACCGCGACCGGGGCGACCGGGGCGACCGAGGCGGTCGGGACCGGGACCGCGGCCGCGGCAAGGGTGACGACCAGCAGGGCGGCGGCAACCAGCAGCGTGGCCAGCAGCAGGGCGGCGGCCGCCAGGACCGCCAGCAGCGGGCCGACGAGGACGGGGACGACTTCGAGGGCGGCCGTCGCGGCCGTCGCGGTCGTTACCGGGACCGCCGTGGCCGCCGTGGCCGCGACGAGATCGCCGAGCCGCAGGTCGCCGAGGACGATGTCCTGATCCCCGTCGCGGGCATCCTGGACATCCTCGACAACTACGCGTTCATCCGTACGTCCGGCTACCTGCCCGGTCCGAACGACGTGTACGTCTCCCTCGCCCAGGTCCGCAAGAACGGTCTGCGCAAGGGCGACCACGTCACCGGCGCGGTCCGGCAGCCGAAGGAGGGCGAGCGCCGCGAGAAGTTCAACGCGCTGGTCCGGCTCGACTCCGTCAACGGCATGGCGCCCGAACTCGGCCGTGGCCGCCCGGAGTTCAACAAGCTGACGCCGCTCTACCCGCAGGACCGGATCCGTCTGGAGACCGACCCGGCGGTGCTGACGACGCGGATCATCGACCTGGTCGCGCCGATCGGCAAGGGCCAGCGCGGTCTGATCGTGGCCCCGCCGAAGACCGGCAAGACCATGATCCTGCAGGCGATCGCCAACGCGATCACGGTCAACAGCCCCGAGTGCCACCTGATGGTCGTCCTGGTCGACGAGCGTCCGGAAGAGGTCACCGACATGCAGCGGTCGGTCAAGGGCGAGGTCATCTCCTCGACCTTCGACCGCCCGGCCGAGGACCACACCACGGTCGCGGAGCTGGCCATCGAGCGCGCCAAGCGCCTGGTGGAGCTGGGCCACGACGTGGTCGTACTGCTCGACTCGATCACGCGTCTGGGCCGTGCGTACAACCTCGCCGCCCCCGCCTCCGGCCGCATCCTGTCCGGTGGTGTCGACTCGACCGCGCTGTACCCGCCGAAGCGCTTCTTCGGTGCCGCGCGCAACATCGAGGACGGTGGCTCGCTGACCATCCTGGCCACCGCGCTCGTCGAGACCGGCTCGCGGATGGACGAGGTGATCTTCGAGGAGTTCAAGGGCACCGGCAACATGGAGCTCAAGCTCGACCGGAAGCTCTCCGACAAGCGCATCTTCCCGGCGGTGGACGTGGACGCGTCCAGCACCCGTAAGGAAGAAATCCTGCTCGGCAGCGACGAGTTGGGCATCGTCTGGAAGCTGCGCCGGGTGCTGCACGCGCTCGACCAGCAGCAGGCGATCGAGCTGCTCCTGGACAAGATGAAGCAGACGAAGTCGAACGCGGAGTTCCTGCTCCAGATCCAGAAGACGACGCCTATGCCGGGCAACGGCAACGACTGA
- the thrB gene encoding homoserine kinase produces MAGPAFRAAAVRVRVPATSANLGPGFDALGLSLGLYDDVVVRVADSGLHIDIAGEGSETLPRDETHLLVRSLRTAFDLLGGQPRGLEIVCANRIPHGRGLGSSSAAICAGIVTARAVTIGGDAKLDDEALLELATEIEGHPDNVAACLLGGFTLSWMESGAARAIRMDPAESIVPVVFVPGKPVLTETARGLLPRTVPHVDAAANAGRAALLVEALTRRPELLLPATEDRLHQEYRAPAMPESAALVERLRADGIPAVISGAGPTVLALADEATADKVSRLAGEGWAANRLSLDAQGASVLPLAT; encoded by the coding sequence ATGGCCGGTCCAGCGTTCCGCGCCGCCGCCGTCCGGGTGCGCGTCCCCGCCACCAGCGCCAACCTCGGCCCGGGCTTCGACGCCCTCGGCCTGTCGCTGGGGCTCTACGACGACGTGGTCGTCCGGGTGGCCGACTCCGGACTGCACATCGACATCGCAGGTGAGGGCAGCGAGACACTCCCGCGTGACGAGACTCACCTTCTTGTACGTTCCCTCCGTACCGCCTTCGATCTGCTGGGCGGACAGCCGCGCGGACTCGAAATCGTCTGCGCGAACCGCATCCCGCACGGCCGTGGCCTCGGCTCCTCGTCCGCCGCGATCTGCGCGGGCATCGTCACCGCGCGCGCCGTGACCATAGGCGGCGATGCGAAGCTCGACGACGAGGCGCTTCTCGAGCTCGCCACCGAGATCGAGGGCCACCCCGACAACGTCGCGGCCTGCCTGCTCGGCGGTTTCACGCTGTCCTGGATGGAGAGCGGCGCTGCGCGCGCCATCAGGATGGATCCCGCCGAATCCATCGTTCCGGTGGTTTTCGTACCCGGAAAGCCCGTCCTCACCGAGACCGCCCGCGGACTGCTGCCGCGCACCGTGCCGCACGTCGACGCCGCCGCCAACGCGGGCCGTGCGGCCCTGCTCGTAGAGGCCCTCACCAGGCGCCCCGAGCTGCTGCTGCCCGCCACCGAGGACCGACTGCACCAGGAGTACCGGGCTCCGGCCATGCCGGAGAGCGCCGCCCTGGTGGAGCGGCTGCGGGCCGACGGAATCCCCGCCGTGATCTCCGGCGCGGGCCCCACCGTGCTCGCACTGGCCGACGAAGCCACCGCCGACAAGGTCTCCCGCCTGGCCGGCGAGGGCTGGGCGGCCAACCGGCTGAGCCTCGATGCCCAGGGAGCGAGCGTGCTGCCGCTTGCCACCTGA
- the thrC gene encoding threonine synthase, with product MTHQWRGIIEEYRDRLPVSDSTPVVTLREGGTPLVPAQVLSERTGCEVHLKVEGANPTGSFKDRGMTMAITRAKEEGAKAVICASTGNTSASAAAYAVRAGMVSAVLVPQGKIALGKMGQALVHGAKILQVDGNFDDCLTLARNLSDNYPVALVNSVNPVRIEGQKTAAFEIVDMLGDAPDIHVLPVGNAGNITAYWKGYTEYAADGVAQQTPRMWGFQASGSAPIVRGEVVKDPSTIATAIRIGNPASWKLALAARDESGGFIDEVTDREILRAYRLLASQEGVFVEPASAASVAGLLKAAEQGKVDLGQRIVCTVTGNGLKDPDWAVAGAPQPVTVPVDAATAAERLGLA from the coding sequence ATGACCCACCAATGGCGCGGAATCATCGAGGAGTACCGGGACCGGCTGCCGGTATCCGACAGCACACCGGTCGTGACGCTCCGTGAGGGCGGTACGCCGCTCGTGCCCGCGCAGGTGCTCTCCGAGCGCACGGGCTGTGAGGTTCACCTCAAGGTCGAGGGCGCGAACCCCACCGGGTCCTTCAAGGACCGCGGGATGACCATGGCCATCACCCGGGCCAAGGAAGAGGGCGCGAAGGCCGTCATCTGTGCCTCGACGGGGAACACGTCGGCTTCCGCCGCCGCGTATGCCGTACGGGCCGGAATGGTCTCCGCCGTGCTCGTCCCGCAGGGCAAGATCGCGCTCGGCAAGATGGGCCAGGCACTCGTGCACGGCGCGAAGATCCTCCAGGTCGACGGGAACTTCGACGACTGCCTCACGCTCGCGCGCAATCTGTCCGACAACTACCCCGTGGCGCTGGTGAATTCAGTCAACCCGGTGCGTATCGAGGGCCAGAAGACAGCCGCGTTCGAAATCGTGGACATGCTGGGTGACGCACCCGACATTCACGTCCTGCCGGTGGGTAACGCGGGCAATATCACGGCCTATTGGAAGGGCTACACGGAGTACGCGGCCGACGGAGTCGCGCAGCAAACCCCTCGAATGTGGGGTTTCCAGGCCTCCGGTTCCGCTCCGATCGTGCGCGGAGAGGTCGTCAAGGATCCGTCGACCATCGCCACGGCAATCCGTATCGGCAACCCGGCCTCATGGAAGCTCGCGCTGGCCGCGCGGGACGAATCCGGCGGTTTCATCGACGAAGTGACGGACCGTGAGATTCTGCGCGCCTACCGGCTGTTGGCCTCCCAGGAGGGCGTCTTCGTCGAGCCCGCCTCCGCCGCGTCCGTCGCCGGCCTGCTGAAGGCCGCCGAGCAGGGCAAGGTCGACCTGGGCCAGCGCATCGTCTGCACGGTGACCGGAAACGGCCTCAAGGACCCGGACTGGGCCGTCGCGGGCGCCCCGCAGCCCGTCACGGTCCCGGTGGACGCGGCAACGGCGGCGGAGCGCCTGGGCCTCGCGTAA
- a CDS encoding homoserine dehydrogenase: MMRTRPLKVALLGCGVVGSEVARIMTTHADDLAARIGAPVELAGVAVRRPDKVRVGIPAELITTDATALVKRGDIDVVVELIGGIEPARSLITTAFEHGASVVSANKALLAQDGAGLHAIAEEQNKDLYYEAAVAGAIPLIRPLRESLAGDKVNRVLGIVNGTTNFILDKMDSTGAGYQEALDEASALGYAEADPTADVEGFDAAAKAAILAGIAFHTRVRLDDVYREGMTEVTAADFASAKGMGCTIKLLAICERAADGESVTARVHPAMIPLAHPLASVRGAYNAVFVESDAAGQLMFYGPGAGGAPTASAVLGDLVAVCRNRINGATGPGASAYTQLPVSPMGEVVTRYHISLDVADKPGVLAQVATVFAEHGVSIDTVRQQGKDGEASLVVVTHHASDASLNGTVEALRNLDTVRGVASIMRVEGE, from the coding sequence ATGATGCGTACGCGTCCGCTGAAGGTGGCGCTGCTGGGCTGTGGTGTTGTCGGCTCAGAGGTGGCGCGCATCATGACGACGCACGCCGACGACCTCGCCGCCCGTATCGGAGCCCCCGTCGAGCTGGCGGGCGTCGCCGTCCGGCGGCCCGACAAGGTGCGGGTGGGCATCCCGGCCGAGCTCATCACCACCGACGCCACCGCCCTCGTCAAACGGGGGGACATCGACGTGGTCGTCGAGCTCATCGGCGGTATCGAGCCCGCCCGCTCCCTCATCACCACCGCCTTCGAGCACGGCGCCTCCGTCGTCTCCGCGAACAAGGCGCTGCTCGCCCAGGACGGCGCGGGCCTGCACGCCATCGCCGAGGAGCAGAACAAGGACCTCTATTACGAGGCGGCCGTCGCCGGTGCCATCCCGCTGATCCGGCCGCTGCGCGAGTCCCTCGCCGGCGACAAGGTCAACCGCGTGCTCGGCATCGTCAACGGCACCACCAACTTCATCCTCGACAAGATGGATTCGACGGGCGCCGGCTACCAGGAGGCCCTCGACGAGGCCTCCGCGCTCGGGTACGCGGAAGCCGATCCCACCGCGGACGTCGAAGGCTTCGACGCCGCCGCCAAGGCCGCGATCCTCGCCGGAATCGCCTTCCACACGCGCGTGCGGCTCGACGACGTGTACCGCGAGGGCATGACCGAGGTCACCGCCGCCGACTTCGCCTCCGCGAAGGGGATGGGCTGCACCATCAAGCTGCTCGCCATCTGCGAGCGGGCCGCCGACGGGGAATCCGTCACCGCGCGCGTGCACCCCGCGATGATTCCGCTGGCCCACCCGCTCGCCTCCGTGCGCGGCGCGTACAACGCCGTGTTCGTCGAGTCGGACGCCGCGGGGCAGCTGATGTTCTACGGTCCCGGCGCGGGCGGTGCGCCGACCGCCTCCGCGGTCCTCGGTGACCTCGTGGCCGTCTGCCGCAACCGGATCAACGGCGCCACCGGACCCGGCGCCTCCGCGTACACCCAGCTGCCCGTCTCGCCGATGGGCGAGGTCGTCACGCGATACCACATCAGTCTCGATGTGGCGGACAAACCGGGTGTTCTCGCCCAGGTCGCGACCGTTTTCGCCGAGCACGGCGTTTCGATCGATACGGTTCGCCAGCAGGGCAAGGACGGCGAGGCTTCTCTGGTCGTCGTCACCCACCACGCGTCCGACGCCTCCCTGAACGGGACCGTCGAGGCGCTGCGCAACCTCGACACCGTGCGGGGTGTCGCCAGCATCATGCGGGTTGAAGGAGAGTAA
- the lysA gene encoding diaminopimelate decarboxylase — MSRSAHPAGPRHADVLPEGHYTAPPTDLNALDSKVWAQTVTRTTDGVVSVGSIDVKKLAEEFGTPAYFIDEADFRARARAWRTAFGDDADVFYAGKAFLSRAVVRWLHEEGLNLDVCSAGELATALSAGMPAERIAFHGNNKSTAEITEAISSGVGRIVLDSFQEIVRVAHIAESLGKRQRVQIRVTVGVEAHTHEFIATAHEDQKFGIGLADGQAAEAVRRALALDGLELIGIHSHIGSQIFDMAGFEVAARRVVKLLAEIRDEHGVELPEIDLGGGLGIAYTSEDDPSEPHEIAKALHEIVTRECESAKLRTPRISVEPGRAIVGPTAFTLYEVGTIKPLDGLRTYVSVDGGMSDNIRTALYDAEYTVSLVSRVSDAEPMLVRVVGKHCESGDIVVRDAFLPADLAPGDLIAVPATGAYCRSMASNYNHALRPPVVAVRDGEARVIVRRETEEDLLRLDVG, encoded by the coding sequence ATGAGCCGTTCCGCACATCCCGCCGGGCCCCGTCACGCCGATGTTCTGCCCGAGGGGCACTACACCGCGCCGCCCACCGATCTCAACGCCCTGGATTCGAAGGTCTGGGCGCAGACCGTGACCCGTACGACCGACGGGGTCGTCAGCGTGGGCAGCATCGACGTGAAGAAGCTCGCCGAGGAGTTCGGTACGCCCGCGTACTTCATCGACGAGGCCGACTTCCGTGCGCGGGCGCGCGCCTGGCGCACCGCCTTCGGGGACGACGCCGATGTCTTCTACGCCGGCAAGGCGTTCCTGTCGCGCGCCGTCGTGCGCTGGCTGCACGAGGAGGGGCTCAACCTCGACGTCTGCTCCGCGGGCGAACTCGCCACGGCCCTGTCCGCCGGTATGCCGGCCGAGCGCATCGCCTTCCACGGCAACAACAAGTCCACCGCGGAAATCACCGAGGCCATCAGCAGCGGCGTAGGGCGCATCGTCCTCGACTCCTTCCAGGAGATCGTCCGTGTCGCGCACATCGCCGAATCGCTCGGCAAGCGGCAGCGCGTGCAGATCCGGGTGACGGTCGGCGTCGAGGCGCACACGCACGAGTTCATCGCCACGGCCCACGAGGACCAGAAGTTCGGCATCGGGCTCGCGGACGGGCAGGCCGCCGAGGCCGTACGACGGGCCCTCGCCCTCGACGGGCTCGAACTCATCGGGATTCACAGCCACATCGGCTCGCAGATCTTCGACATGGCCGGTTTCGAGGTCGCCGCGCGCCGGGTGGTCAAGCTGCTCGCCGAGATCCGCGACGAGCACGGCGTCGAGCTGCCCGAGATCGACCTCGGCGGCGGCCTCGGCATCGCCTACACCAGCGAGGACGACCCGAGCGAGCCCCACGAGATCGCCAAGGCGCTGCACGAGATCGTCACGCGCGAGTGCGAGTCCGCGAAGCTCCGCACCCCCCGCATCTCCGTCGAGCCGGGGCGCGCCATCGTCGGCCCGACCGCCTTCACCCTGTACGAGGTCGGCACCATCAAGCCGCTCGACGGACTGCGTACGTACGTCTCCGTGGACGGCGGCATGTCGGACAACATCCGCACCGCGCTGTACGACGCCGAGTACACCGTCTCCCTCGTCTCCCGTGTGAGCGACGCCGAACCCATGCTCGTACGCGTCGTCGGCAAGCACTGCGAGAGCGGCGACATCGTCGTACGCGACGCCTTCCTGCCCGCCGATCTCGCGCCCGGCGACCTCATCGCCGTGCCGGCCACAGGGGCGTACTGCCGCTCCATGGCCAGCAACTACAACCACGCGCTGCGTCCGCCCGTCGTCGCGGTCCGGGACGGCGAGGCCCGGGTGATCGTGCGCCGGGAGACGGAGGAGGACCTGCTGCGCCTCGATGTCGGATGA